A window from Nitrospira sp. ND1 encodes these proteins:
- a CDS encoding integration host factor subunit alpha, whose product MRKADIANEIFKQVGVSKNDAADIVELVLNLLKGVLQKGDAVKIAGFGNFVVRSKGARKGRNPRTGEEIGITPRRVVTFRPSQVFKKYVNS is encoded by the coding sequence ATGAGAAAGGCGGATATCGCGAACGAAATCTTCAAGCAGGTTGGAGTCTCCAAGAACGATGCAGCCGATATCGTCGAACTCGTGCTCAATCTGCTGAAGGGAGTGCTGCAAAAAGGTGACGCGGTCAAAATTGCAGGATTCGGGAATTTTGTAGTACGAAGCAAAGGGGCTCGCAAGGGACGGAACCCGCGAACCGGAGAAGAAATCGGGATTACTCCCCGTCGAGTGGTCACGTTTCGGCCCAGTCAGGTGTTTAAAAAGTACGTCAATTCCTAG
- a CDS encoding MerR family transcriptional regulator, which translates to MGNEPRLGSKVFYKIGEVSKISKLPAYVLRFWESEFSFLRPKKSRGNQRLYVQKDVDTVLEIKRMLYDEGHTLAGVKRYWARRGRVTVKKLGSRKELAQRVRGDLQAIIRMIDSHSS; encoded by the coding sequence ATGGGGAATGAGCCCCGACTGGGAAGTAAAGTTTTTTACAAAATCGGCGAAGTCAGCAAGATTTCCAAACTGCCGGCTTATGTCTTGCGGTTTTGGGAATCGGAGTTTAGCTTCCTGAGACCGAAGAAGAGCCGTGGGAATCAGCGGCTCTATGTGCAGAAAGATGTAGATACGGTACTGGAGATCAAGCGGATGCTCTATGACGAGGGGCATACGCTGGCCGGGGTTAAGCGCTACTGGGCTCGTCGAGGACGAGTTACCGTGAAGAAGCTGGGCTCGCGGAAAGAGCTGGCACAACGTGTCAGGGGCGATCTCCAGGCGATCATTAGAATGATCGATTCCCATTCGTCCTGA
- the surE gene encoding 5'/3'-nucleotidase SurE, which translates to MARVRILVTNDDGITSPGIHAVAAALGALGEVWIVAPDRERTAVGHAVTLHKPLRLTKMAPRVFMVNGTPVDCVNLALVKVLPGRPSLIVSGINRGVNLGDDVMYSGTVSGALEGTILGIPSIAVSQEGNETFRFDVGAQYAARVAAEVLRHGLPPETILNVNIPNVPVRSIKGVKVTCLSRRRFNNPIVEKVDPRGRKYYWIAGTRQSWSRENDADHEALEQRMVSVTPIHLDTTHHEVLEQFKAWEQPLSRPSARPKTVKPHPRRRAQA; encoded by the coding sequence GTGGCGCGTGTACGGATCCTTGTGACCAATGACGATGGAATTACGTCTCCCGGGATTCACGCGGTCGCGGCGGCGTTGGGTGCATTGGGGGAGGTGTGGATTGTCGCACCCGACCGGGAGCGCACGGCAGTCGGGCATGCGGTCACGTTACATAAGCCCCTTCGTCTTACCAAGATGGCACCCCGTGTATTTATGGTGAACGGGACGCCCGTAGACTGTGTCAACTTGGCTCTGGTGAAGGTATTGCCAGGGCGGCCGTCGTTGATTGTGTCGGGGATTAATCGAGGGGTCAATCTCGGCGACGATGTGATGTATTCCGGCACCGTGTCGGGGGCTCTGGAAGGAACGATCCTAGGCATTCCTTCGATAGCCGTGTCTCAGGAAGGCAACGAGACATTTCGATTCGATGTCGGAGCGCAGTATGCGGCTCGAGTGGCTGCTGAGGTATTGCGGCATGGATTGCCGCCGGAAACGATCCTGAACGTGAATATTCCGAATGTTCCGGTCCGGTCGATCAAGGGTGTGAAAGTGACCTGTTTGAGTCGGCGTCGTTTCAACAACCCCATCGTTGAAAAAGTCGATCCGAGGGGTCGGAAGTATTACTGGATCGCCGGGACGCGTCAGTCGTGGAGTCGCGAGAACGATGCCGACCACGAAGCGCTGGAGCAGCGCATGGTGTCGGTGACCCCGATTCATCTCGACACGACCCATCATGAGGTGCTGGAACAGTTCAAGGCGTGGGAGCAACCGCTCTCGCGACCATCCGCGCGTCCCAAAACGGTGAAGCCGCATCCTCGAAGGAGAGCCCAGGCGTGA